In the genome of Phycisphaerales bacterium, the window GCATGCCGATCGCCTTCGACGTGCTCTGCAACGAGCTCAAGGGCCTTGGCATGAACATCACGCTGGAGAAGCGGCAGACGGAGCTGGGCAGCCTGTTGTAACGGGCTCATCCAGGCACCTCCCCCCTCTGCTGCGTCCCGAACCGATCGACTTTCACCGGTAACCACCGGAGGCACACATGGCCGAAACCGTGTACGACCGCATCAACGACTTCTCCGCCGTCAAGGTGACGCTGGCCTCGCCCAACGACATCCGGGCGTGGTCTTATGGCGAAGTGAAGAAGCCCGAAACGATCAACTACCGCACGTACCGCCCCGAGAAGGACGGGCTGTTCTGCGAGCGCATCTTCGGGCCCGAGCGCGACTACGAGTGCGCCTGCGGCAAGTACCGCGGCGTGAAGTACAAGGGCATCATCTGCGACCGCTGCGGCGTGAAGGTGACCCACAGCCGCGTGCGCCGCAAGCGCATGGGCCACATCAACCTGGCCAGCCCGATCGTCCACATCTGGTTCTTCAAGAGCATGCCCAGCCGCCTGGGCACGCTGCTGGGGCTCAAGACGACCGAGCTCGAGCGCGTGATCTACTACCAGGACTACGTGATCATCGAGGCCGAGCCGGGGCTGCAACTCGAGGACGGCACGAAGATCGAGGCCCAGACGATCATCACCGAGGATAAGTACCGCGCCGCAGTGCTCGAGTTCGGCAACGCCTTCCGCGCCATGATGGGCGCCGAGGCCATCCGCGAACTCATCGATCGCCTCGACTTGGACGAGCTTGCCGGCCAGCTCCGCCAGGAACTGAAGGAAACCCGCAGCAAGCAGAAGATCAAGGACCTGGCCAAGCGGCTGAAGCTGGTCGAGAACATCCGCAAGAGCGAGAACGATCCGTCGTGGCTGGTGATGGACGTGATCCCCGTGATCCCGCCGGACCTGCGCCCGCTGGTCCTGCTCGAGAGCGGCAACTTCGCCACGAGCGATCTGAACGACCTCTACCGCCGCATCATCAACCGCAACAACCGGTTGAAGAAGCTGATGGACCTGAACGCGCCCGAGGTCATCATCCGCAACGAGAAGCGCATGCTCCAGCAGGCCGTCGACAACCTGTTCGACAACGCCCGCTGCCGCCGCCCGGTGGTCGGTTCGAGCAACCGCACGCTCAAGTCCCTGACCGACATGATCAAGGGCAAGCAGGGCCGCTTCCGCGAGAACCTGCTGGGTAAGCGCGTCGACTACTCGGCGCGCTCGGTGATCGTCGTGGGTCCCGAACTCAAGCTGTGGCAGTGCGGCCTGCCCAAGAAGATCGCACTGGAGCTCTACCAGCCGTTCATCATCCGCAAGCTGCGTGAGCATGGGCTGGCCGACACCATCAAGAGCGCCAAGCGTATGCTCGAGCGTCGCGACCCTGAGGTGTGGGACATCCTCGAGGAAGTCATCGACCAGCACCCCGTGCTGCTCAACCGTGCTCCGACCCTCCACCGAATGGGCATCCAAGCCTTCGAGCCCGTGCTCGTGGAAGGCAATGCCATCAAGGTGCACCCGCTCGTATGTACCGGCTTCAACGCCGACTTCGACGGCGACCAGATGGCCGTGCACCTGCCCCTGAGCGTCGAGGCCCAGGCCGAGGCGCACGTGCTGATGCTGAGCACGCACAACGTGTTCAGCCCGGCCAACGGCCAGCCGATCATCTCGCCCAGCCAGGACATCGTGCTGGGCGTCTACTACCTGACGCTGATGGCGCCCGATGCGGGCACCGACACCAAGAATCTGCCGACGTTCAAGGACCGCTCCGAGGCGATCCTGGCGTTCGAGCAGGGCAAGATCAAGATGCACGACCGCATCGTCGTGCGTCTGGAACTGTTCAACCAGGTGGTCAACAGCCAGGGCGGGGCCATCGAGCCGCTGCCCGAGAATCGCCGCATCGTGACCACGGCCGGGCGTTGCCTGTTCAGCGAGATCCTCGAGCCGGGCATGGCGTTCTACAACTGCTCGCTGGGCAAGAAGGGCTGCGCCCGCGTCATCGACGACGTGTTCGCCGTCTCGGGCAAGCCCGCGACCATCGACCTGCTCGATCGTCTCAAGGAGATCGGCTTCAAGCGTTCGACCGTCGCCGGCCTGAGCTTCGGCGTGACCGACATGCGCGTGCCCGCCGACAAGCAGGAACTGCTGGCCGAAGCGCAGAAGAAGGTTGACCGCGTCGAGAAGAACTACGACCGAGGCATCATCACCGAACGCGAGCGGTACAACCAGCTGCTGGACATCTGGGCCGGCTGCCGCGAGAAGGTGACCAAGAGCCTGATCGAGACGCTCAAGAACGATCGCCGTCTGCCCGATGGTCAGGAAGCGCCCATCGACGACAAGAGCGCGGCGCCCTACCTCAACCCCGTGTACCTCATGAGCGACTCGGGCGCACGCGGTAACGTGAGCCAGATGATGCAGCTCGCCGGCATGCGAGGCCTAATGGCCAAGCCCAGCGGCGAGATCATCGAGACGCCAATTCGCGCCAACTTCCGCGAGGGCCTGAGCGTGCTGGAGTACTTCAGCTCCACGCACGGTGCTCGTAAGGGCCTGGCCGACACCGCCCTGAAGACCGCCGATTCGGGCTATCTGACCCGTAAGCTCTGCGACGTCGCCCAGTCGGTCATCATCGGCGAGGTCGACTGCGGCAGCCGCCGCGGCATCCCCAAGCGCGCCGTCTACAAGGGCGAGCAGGTCGACGTGCCGCTCAGCGAGCAGGTCGTCGGCCGTGTCAGCCTGCACTCGATCGTCGACCCGGTGACCGACGAGCAGATCGTCGGCGCCAACGAGATGATTTCCGAAGAGGCCGCCGCCCGCATCGACGAGATCGGCATCGGCGAGGTCTTCGTCCGCAGTCCGCTCACCAGCGAGAGCCGCACCGGCTGCTCGGTGCTTGACTACGGCATGGACATGTCCATCGGCAAGATCGTCGAAGAGGGCATGGCGGTGGGCATCATCGCCGCCCAGTCGATCGGCGAGCCCGGCACGCAGCTCACCATGCGTACGTTCCACACCGGTGGCATCGGTACGCGTGACGTCGCCGAGAGCGAGTTCCGCGCCACGTTTGCCGGTACGATCGAGCTCCGCGACTGCGCCGAGGTGCAGGGCGAGGACGAAGACGGCGCCGAGGTGCTCATCTCGCTGAAGCGAAACGGCGAGGTCGCCATCCTCGACGACAAGGGCCGCGAGCTCGACAAGAGCAAGATGCCCTATGGCGCCCTGATCTACGTCAAGCCCGGCGAGACCGTCAAGAAGGGCGCCGTGCTGGTCAAGTGGGACCCGCACCGCACGCCCATCCTCGCCGAGAAGGGCGGCAAGATCCAGTTCGTCGACATCGAGGTCGGCCAGACCGTGCGTGAAGACGACGCCGGCCAGGGCAAGAAGGCCTTCGTGGTCATCGAGCACAAGGGCACGCGTTCGCCGCAGATCAACGTGGTGGACGAAAGCGGCCAGATCCTCGACTTCCACTACCTTCCCGCCAAGGCGCGTATCGAGGTGCAGGACGGCCAGGAGATCAAGGCCGGCCAGATGATCGCCCGCCAGCCGCGGCAGGCCGAGCGCAGCCAGGACATCGTCGGTGGTCTGCCCCGCGTGACGGAGATCTTCGAGGCCCGCAAGCCCAAGGACCCCGCCGTCATGGCCGAGATCTCGGGCAAGATCGAGATCTACAGCGACAAGCGCAAGGGCAAGATCACCATCCGCGTGGTGTCCGATTCGGGCATCGAGAAGGACCACCACGTGCCGCGCGACAAGCAGCTGCGTGTGCACACGGGCGACTTCGTCAGCGCGGGCGATCAGCTCACCGAGGGTCCGCTGGATCCCAAGGACATCCTGCGAATCAAGGGCGAAGAGGCCGTCTGGCTTTATATGCTCGAAGAGGTGCAGAACGTCTATCGGGCCCAGGGCGTGAAGATCAATGACAAGCACATCGAGCTGATCCTCAGCCAGATGATGCGCAAGGTGCAGGTGCAGAACGCCGGCGACACCGACCTGCTGCCGCAGGAAGTGGTCGATCGCTACGTGTTCAGCCAGAAGAACCGCGAGATCCTCAGCATGGGCCGCATCGTGGAGGCCGGCGACACCGATCTCCGCGTGGGCCAGATGTACACCCGCGACGAGATCAAGGAAGCCAACGCACGGGCCGAGGCCGAGGGCAAGGAAGGCGCCAAGGCCAAAAAGCCCAAGCCCGCCGTTGGTCGCACGTTGCTGCTGGGCATCACCAAGGCCAGCCTCCAAAGCGAGAGCTTCCTCTCGGGTGCATCGTTCCAGGAGACCACCAAGGTGCTCACCGAGGCCGCCCTCAAGGGCGCGTCGGATCACCTCATCGGCCTCAAGGAGAACGTGCTGCTGGGCCACCTCATCCCCGCCGGCACGGGCTTCCGCGGCTATCAGGACATCCGCGTCAAGCCGCTCGTGCAGCTCGCGCCGATGTCGGCCGATGGGCTCGAGGACGGCAACGGCTCGGAGCACCTGCTCGAGGACGGCGACTCGTCCAGCGTCATGCCCCAGGTCGAGGTCAAGGACTTCGTCATGGGCGAGAGCGCCGACCACGCCCAGTGATTCGTTGAACGTGGGGGTCAAACCCTGGTGAACCCCAGGGATGGATTGAGAGAAAAAACGCCGGGTGGGAGCTCGCTCCTGCCCGGCGGTTTCGTTTGTGAATCTGAACTTGAATCAGAACGGCAGCTGCACGCCGAGCTGAACCTTGTGGGCTTCGTAGTCGTCGCCGAAGTCGCCCTCGTACGCCAGGCGGACGTTGAAGCCCCCGCCCGTGCGGAAGCCGAAGCCGGCGGTGGGGCTGTAGTAGTTGTCCACTGCGGCGTCGTCGAGGAAGTCCGAATAGCTCCCGCCAGCGAAGACATAGGCGTTGTCGCCGATGTGGTACGAGGCCTTGCCGCCTACGCGGACATAGTCCTGGGTCAGGGCGGGGTCGAACTCAAACTCGCTGAGTTCCAGGGAGATCGAGTCGAAGTGCGTGTAGCTGGCGGCGCCGCTGAAGAGCCAGTCGCCGACTTCGTAACTGGCCAGCGCTGTGCCGCCCACGCCCCAGAACAACCCTCCCGAGACCATCTCGTAGCTGCCCGAGCCGGCGATGAGGGCGCCCGGTGCGATCTGGAACGTGAAGCCCTTGCCGTCTTCTTGCTGGATGAGCCGGATGGGCACGTCCAGGTGGGCGCCGGCGGTGAAGACGTCGGCACCCTCAACGTCGTAGTAGCTGATGGGGAATGACGCGGCAACGCCCCAGAACCGATTCACTCGATACTCCAGGCTGCCCGCGAGATTCACGAAGGTGGTTTCCAGCCCGTCGGCGTCCGAGATGCCCGCCTGGGCGTCAAAGCGAATGCGTAGCCCACGGTCAGAGCCCGGTTGGAACCACTGCATGCTCGCCGAACCCACCGGTGCACTCTCCATCTGCATGGGGTCACTCGCCGGATCCCGAGAGCCGTCCTGGCCGAAGCCGCTGGCATCGCCCACGGCTTGCATGTCCCCTGTTTGTTCCTGTCGTGTGGTGCGGAATACGCCGGGTGAGGCGGCCGCGGGCTGGACGATTTCCCCCCGCATGATCCGGCGTTCCAGGCGTGTCAGGTCCTGGTGCTTGCCGAAGCGGTCGTACTTGTACGAGGCCATGCGCGCGGTGGTGGACTGGGGGTTGCCGTCGGTGACGGCGACCAGCGACCGCTGGTTGATCTCTTTCAGGAAGTCGGCGACGGTGGCCGAGCCTTCCTTCTCCAGGAAATCGACGATCTGGTCTTCCACGTCGCCCGTCGCGTCGGTCATGAAGACCAGCGGGTCGCCCTCGCGGCCCAGGAACTGGAGCGTGGCGCGGTCGCCGTCGTCGCTGAGGGTGAAGCTGATGGCATCGTCGACGCCCGCGTATCGCAGCGACGCCGCGAAGGCCTCGCCGTCGAAGATGGCAAAGTCGTTCTGCGTGTCCAGCAGGTCCTCGACGAGATCGGGCACCGAAGAGCCGCCCACCGACAGGGTTCCGACCATGGGGTCGTCGGCCACGACCATCACGCGGAACAGGTCATCGCCCCGGGCGGTGGGGGACAGGCAGGCAAGGCCAGCAGCGGCCAGCAGGCCAGCGGTCGCGCATCGACGCATGGTGGGTTCTCCTCTGGGCGCCCGGGGCGCGCTGTTGCTTGCGGCCAGCGCTCCGATGCCGACCAAGGGTGTTATCGACCGCTCTCCGGCCGCGGTTGAGCTTCATCGCAGATCGAGCGTGAATTTGTGGGGACGCGCAAAGTCTGCCGCCATACGATGCTTCCCGGGGCCCGATTTCGGGGCCCACACCCTGCTCACGGCGAGCGTTCATCGGTCTGGATGACCCCCGGAGGTGGCCTCGGGATGCCCAAACGCGACGATATCCGCACCATCCTCGTCCTCGGCTCGGGCCCGATCGTCATCGGCCAGGGATGCGAATTCGACTATTCGGGCGCCCAGGCGTGCAAGGCCCTCAGGGCAGAGGGCTGCCGGGTGGTGCTGGTGAACTCCAACCCCGCCACCATCATGACCGATCCGAGCATGTCGGATCGCACCTACATCGAGCCCATCACGCCCGAGAGCGTCCGCAAGATCATCCAGAAAGAATGCGATCAGGCCGCCGGCGGCCAGGGCATCGACGCCATCCTGCCCACCCTGGGCGGCCAGACCGCCCTGAACTGCGCCTGCGCCCTGTTCGACAACGGCACGCTGGACGAATTCGGGATCGAGATGATCGGCGCCGACCGCCAGGTCATCCACCGGGCCGAGGATCGCGAGGCCTTCCGCAAGGTGTGCGAGGCCGAGGGCCTGCCGCTGGCGCCCTCCCGCACCGTCACTTCGCTCGACGAGGCGATGGAAGCCCTCGAGGAACTGGGCCTGCCATCGATCGTTCGGCCCGCCTTCACGCTGGGCGGCTGGGGTGGTGGCGTGGCATACAACACCGACGAGTTCCGCCAGCAGGTGGCCCGCGGCCTGAGCGCCAGCATGATCGGCCAGGTGCAGATCGACAAGAGCCTGCTGGGCTGGAAGGAGTACGAGCTCGAGGTTGTCCGCGACAAGAAGGACAACTGCGTCATCGTCTGCGGCATCGAGAACATCGATGCCATGGGCGTCCACACGGGCGACTCGATCACCGTCGCCCCCGTGCTGACGTTGACCGACAAGGAGTACCAGGTGCTCCGCGACGCGGCCTTCGCGGTCGTGCGGGCGGTGGGCGTCGAGACCGGCGGCAGCAACGTGCAGTTCGCCGTCAATCCGAACCCCACGCCGAACGAGGACGGCACCGAAGCGTTCGAGTTCGTGGTGGTCGAGATGAACCCGCGCGTGTCGCGCTCCAGCGCGCTGGCCAGCAAGGCCACGGGCTTCCCGATCGCCAAGATCGCCGCCCGCCTGGCTCTGGGCTACACGCTCGACGAGCTGCGCAACGACATCACCGCGACCACCAGCGCCTGCTTCGAGCCCAGCATCGACTACGTGGTCACCAAGATGCCGCGGTGGACGTTCGAGAAGTTCCCCGAGGCCGACGAAACGCTCACCACGCAGATGAAGAGCGTGGGCGAGGCCATGGCCATCGGCCGAACCTTCAAAGAAAGCCTCCAGAAGGCCATCCGCTCGATGGAGGTCAAGCGGTTTGGCTTGGGGCTCGATCGCAACGACAAGTGGTTGACGGCCACGCGGGCCATCGAGCGCGAGCAGCTCGTGCTGGATTTTGCCGTGCCGGGCGACGCGTCGCACATCGCCAGCGCCACGGGCCTGCGCACCGCCGATGGGCAGCCCATCGAATGGCCCATCGACGACACGAAGCTCACCCGAAAGCTGGCCGTGCCCAGCCAGGGCCGGCTGTACTACGTGCGATACGCGCTGAAGATGGGCTGGTCGATCGACCAGATCTACCAGCTGACGCGCATCGACCCGTTCTTCCTGGGGCAGATCGCCGAGCTGGTGGCCTTCGAGGACACGCTGCTGGCCTACGAGAAGCTCGAGGACGTGCCCGAGAGCATCCTCCGCGAGGCCAAGCGACTGGGCTACAGCGATGCGCAGCTGGCCAACGTGTACCTCGACACGATCAGCAGCAGGACCATCCTGGCCGTGCGCGAACGCCGCAAGGGCATGGGCATCACGCCCGCGTTCAAGCTGGTCGATACCTGCGCCGCCGAGTTCGAGGCCGCCACGCCCTATTACTACTCAACCTACGAGAGCCCGGTCACAGTGTATGACGAGCAGGGCAACGCCACGCAGGCCTACGACAGCGAGATCCGCATCACCGATGCGCCCAAGGTCGTCATCCTGGGCGGCGGGCCCAACCGCATCGGCCAGGGCATCGAGTTCGACTACTGCTGCTGCCACGCCGCCTTCGCTGCGCGAGAGATGGGCATCGAGAGCGTGATGATCAACTCGAACCCCGAGACGGTCAGCACCGACTACGACACCAGCGATCTGCTGTTCTTCGAGCCCCTGACGCTCGAGGACGTGCTCAACGTCACCGAAGCGATCAACCCCGCCGGGCAGCTCACCGGCGCGATCGTCCAGTACGGCGGGCAGACCCCGCTGAACCTCGCCCACGGCCTGGCCATGGCCGGCACGCCCATCATCGGCACCAGCCTCGACTCGATCGACCTGGCCGAGGACCGCGACCAGTTCGACCACCTGCTCGAGGAGGTCGGCCTGGCCCGCCCGGCCAGCGGCATCGCGCGCTCGCGCCAGCAGGCCGAGGCCATCGCCGCCGAGCTTGGCTACCCCGTGCTCGTGCGGCCCAGCTACGTGCTGGGCGGGCGGGGCATGGAGATCTGCCAGGACAAGTCGGCCCTGCGCCGCTTCGTCGACAGCGCCGTGCACAGCGCAGGGCTCGACGGCGGGCTCGAAGACGCGCCGATCCTCATCGACAAGTTCCTCGACGGCGCGACCGAGGTCGACGTGGACGTCATCGCCGATTTTGATCCCACGGGCGAGCGCGAGGGCGGCCGCGCCGTCATCTGCGGCATCATGGAGCACATCGAGCACGCGGGCGTGCACAGCGGCGACAGTACGTGCTTCCTGCCGCCCAACGAGCTCTCGCCGCGCACCATCGGCAAGGTCCGCCAGGCCGCCCAGCAGCTCGCCTCGGCCCTGAAGGTCTGCGGCCTGATGAACGTGCAGCTTGCGATCAAGGACGACGTGGTCTACGTGCTGGAGGTCAACCCCCGCGCCAGCCGGACGGCCCCGTACGTCAGCAAGGCCACGCACGTGCCCTGGCCCAACCTTGCCGCCCGCGTCATGATGGGCGCCACGCTCGACGAACTGGGCGTGCAGGAGGTGGTCGACCCCGGCGCGTTCGCCGTCAAGGCGCCCGTGTTCCCCCACCAGAAGTTCCCGCGCGTCGACTTCGTGCTGGGCCCGGAGATGCGCAGCACGGGCGAGGTCATGGGCATGGACGCCTCGCCCCCGCTGGCGCTGGCCAAGGCCGCGATGGCCGCGGGCAACACGCTGCCCACCGCCGGCGCCGTGTTCGTCTCCGTGCGCGACGCCGACAAGCAGGGCATCCTCCCCGTCGTGCGCGGGCTGGCGGCCATGGGCTTCGTGATCTACAGCACCGGCGGCACCGCCGAGTTCCTGGCGCGCTACAGCGTGCGCACGAACCTGGTCCAGAAGATCGCCACGGGCGCACGCCCCAACGTCATCGACATGATGACCAGCGGCGACATCCAGCTGGTCATCAACACGCCCACCGCCAGCGGCAGCGAGACCGACGAGGGCCGCATCCGCTCCACCGCCGTGCGCCTGTCGATCCCGATGATCACCACCGCCACGGCCGCGCGCGCGGCGGTCGACGCCATCGCCGCCCTGCGCGCCGGCGACTGGTCGGTCCGGCCGCTCCAGGAATACGCCCAGGCCGCCCGCAGCATCGAGGCCAACCGCCAGCCCGTCGCCGCCCGCTGACTTCCGACCATCTCCGGTCGGTCTTCCGCCCGCTTTTCGTTGGGCCCGGTGCGTCCGCACGGGGCCGAGAACGCGGCGGCTGCCGCCTCCAGCGTGCCCCCGGGTGCCCGGAGCCGGATGCGCGTTCCCAGATTCTTGCTCGATCCGCCCGCCGCTCGCTCGGCGGCGACGGGT includes:
- the rpoC gene encoding DNA-directed RNA polymerase subunit beta'; its protein translation is MAETVYDRINDFSAVKVTLASPNDIRAWSYGEVKKPETINYRTYRPEKDGLFCERIFGPERDYECACGKYRGVKYKGIICDRCGVKVTHSRVRRKRMGHINLASPIVHIWFFKSMPSRLGTLLGLKTTELERVIYYQDYVIIEAEPGLQLEDGTKIEAQTIITEDKYRAAVLEFGNAFRAMMGAEAIRELIDRLDLDELAGQLRQELKETRSKQKIKDLAKRLKLVENIRKSENDPSWLVMDVIPVIPPDLRPLVLLESGNFATSDLNDLYRRIINRNNRLKKLMDLNAPEVIIRNEKRMLQQAVDNLFDNARCRRPVVGSSNRTLKSLTDMIKGKQGRFRENLLGKRVDYSARSVIVVGPELKLWQCGLPKKIALELYQPFIIRKLREHGLADTIKSAKRMLERRDPEVWDILEEVIDQHPVLLNRAPTLHRMGIQAFEPVLVEGNAIKVHPLVCTGFNADFDGDQMAVHLPLSVEAQAEAHVLMLSTHNVFSPANGQPIISPSQDIVLGVYYLTLMAPDAGTDTKNLPTFKDRSEAILAFEQGKIKMHDRIVVRLELFNQVVNSQGGAIEPLPENRRIVTTAGRCLFSEILEPGMAFYNCSLGKKGCARVIDDVFAVSGKPATIDLLDRLKEIGFKRSTVAGLSFGVTDMRVPADKQELLAEAQKKVDRVEKNYDRGIITERERYNQLLDIWAGCREKVTKSLIETLKNDRRLPDGQEAPIDDKSAAPYLNPVYLMSDSGARGNVSQMMQLAGMRGLMAKPSGEIIETPIRANFREGLSVLEYFSSTHGARKGLADTALKTADSGYLTRKLCDVAQSVIIGEVDCGSRRGIPKRAVYKGEQVDVPLSEQVVGRVSLHSIVDPVTDEQIVGANEMISEEAAARIDEIGIGEVFVRSPLTSESRTGCSVLDYGMDMSIGKIVEEGMAVGIIAAQSIGEPGTQLTMRTFHTGGIGTRDVAESEFRATFAGTIELRDCAEVQGEDEDGAEVLISLKRNGEVAILDDKGRELDKSKMPYGALIYVKPGETVKKGAVLVKWDPHRTPILAEKGGKIQFVDIEVGQTVREDDAGQGKKAFVVIEHKGTRSPQINVVDESGQILDFHYLPAKARIEVQDGQEIKAGQMIARQPRQAERSQDIVGGLPRVTEIFEARKPKDPAVMAEISGKIEIYSDKRKGKITIRVVSDSGIEKDHHVPRDKQLRVHTGDFVSAGDQLTEGPLDPKDILRIKGEEAVWLYMLEEVQNVYRAQGVKINDKHIELILSQMMRKVQVQNAGDTDLLPQEVVDRYVFSQKNREILSMGRIVEAGDTDLRVGQMYTRDEIKEANARAEAEGKEGAKAKKPKPAVGRTLLLGITKASLQSESFLSGASFQETTKVLTEAALKGASDHLIGLKENVLLGHLIPAGTGFRGYQDIRVKPLVQLAPMSADGLEDGNGSEHLLEDGDSSSVMPQVEVKDFVMGESADHAQ
- the carB gene encoding carbamoyl-phosphate synthase large subunit; translation: MPKRDDIRTILVLGSGPIVIGQGCEFDYSGAQACKALRAEGCRVVLVNSNPATIMTDPSMSDRTYIEPITPESVRKIIQKECDQAAGGQGIDAILPTLGGQTALNCACALFDNGTLDEFGIEMIGADRQVIHRAEDREAFRKVCEAEGLPLAPSRTVTSLDEAMEALEELGLPSIVRPAFTLGGWGGGVAYNTDEFRQQVARGLSASMIGQVQIDKSLLGWKEYELEVVRDKKDNCVIVCGIENIDAMGVHTGDSITVAPVLTLTDKEYQVLRDAAFAVVRAVGVETGGSNVQFAVNPNPTPNEDGTEAFEFVVVEMNPRVSRSSALASKATGFPIAKIAARLALGYTLDELRNDITATTSACFEPSIDYVVTKMPRWTFEKFPEADETLTTQMKSVGEAMAIGRTFKESLQKAIRSMEVKRFGLGLDRNDKWLTATRAIEREQLVLDFAVPGDASHIASATGLRTADGQPIEWPIDDTKLTRKLAVPSQGRLYYVRYALKMGWSIDQIYQLTRIDPFFLGQIAELVAFEDTLLAYEKLEDVPESILREAKRLGYSDAQLANVYLDTISSRTILAVRERRKGMGITPAFKLVDTCAAEFEAATPYYYSTYESPVTVYDEQGNATQAYDSEIRITDAPKVVILGGGPNRIGQGIEFDYCCCHAAFAAREMGIESVMINSNPETVSTDYDTSDLLFFEPLTLEDVLNVTEAINPAGQLTGAIVQYGGQTPLNLAHGLAMAGTPIIGTSLDSIDLAEDRDQFDHLLEEVGLARPASGIARSRQQAEAIAAELGYPVLVRPSYVLGGRGMEICQDKSALRRFVDSAVHSAGLDGGLEDAPILIDKFLDGATEVDVDVIADFDPTGEREGGRAVICGIMEHIEHAGVHSGDSTCFLPPNELSPRTIGKVRQAAQQLASALKVCGLMNVQLAIKDDVVYVLEVNPRASRTAPYVSKATHVPWPNLAARVMMGATLDELGVQEVVDPGAFAVKAPVFPHQKFPRVDFVLGPEMRSTGEVMGMDASPPLALAKAAMAAGNTLPTAGAVFVSVRDADKQGILPVVRGLAAMGFVIYSTGGTAEFLARYSVRTNLVQKIATGARPNVIDMMTSGDIQLVINTPTASGSETDEGRIRSTAVRLSIPMITTATAARAAVDAIAALRAGDWSVRPLQEYAQAARSIEANRQPVAAR